One Bacteroidales bacterium DNA segment encodes these proteins:
- a CDS encoding SDR family oxidoreductase, whose product MMIRKQALITGAASGLGLEFCRLLAAESYALVMVDKDGGRLEHAAQSIRESHGAETRAVVLDLGEYRAAERLFGMVDQLEFDVLINSAGFGLFGFFAETDWSVEESMLQLHILNLTHLTKLIVQKMIARGSGRIMNISSLAAFQPGPLMNIYYASKSYIHFFSEALANEVKGTGVSVTVLLPGLFNTNFASTAARVSGSPEKKEKIVTTTVDQVARAALRGMMKGRIRVIPGFSNKLLALAPRILPRNLMLVALRKIQEGIRKKEAV is encoded by the coding sequence ATGATGATCCGGAAACAGGCTTTAATCACGGGAGCTGCATCGGGACTCGGGCTGGAGTTCTGCAGACTGCTGGCAGCAGAGTCATATGCCCTGGTCATGGTGGATAAGGATGGCGGGCGACTTGAGCATGCAGCTCAATCCATTCGGGAGAGTCATGGTGCGGAAACCAGGGCCGTCGTATTGGACCTGGGCGAATACCGGGCTGCTGAGCGGCTCTTCGGGATGGTGGATCAGCTGGAATTTGATGTTTTGATCAATAGTGCCGGATTCGGGCTTTTTGGTTTTTTTGCGGAGACCGACTGGTCGGTGGAGGAGAGCATGCTGCAATTGCATATCCTGAATCTGACCCACCTGACCAAACTGATCGTTCAGAAAATGATCGCCAGGGGTTCGGGCAGGATTATGAATATCTCTTCCCTGGCAGCCTTCCAGCCGGGCCCGTTGATGAATATTTATTATGCTTCCAAGTCCTATATCCATTTTTTTTCCGAGGCGCTGGCCAACGAAGTGAAAGGTACCGGGGTTAGCGTGACGGTTCTTTTGCCCGGACTGTTTAACACAAATTTTGCCAGCACGGCCGCCAGGGTTTCCGGTTCACCGGAGAAAAAAGAGAAAATCGTAACCACCACCGTTGACCAGGTGGCCCGTGCAGCACTGAGAGGGATGATGAAAGGAAGGATCCGGGTAATTCCCGGGTTTTCAAATAAACTCCTGGCCCTGGCTCCCCGGATTCTGCCTCGGAACCTGATGCTGGTGGCGCTTCGGAAGATCCAGGAGGGCATCAGGAAAAAGGAGGCTGTATAG
- a CDS encoding glycoside hydrolase family 2 TIM barrel-domain containing protein, translated as MRKFIWILTGLVLSGGLSAQGNLDLEWWVEYKKDSDSGELLRVAAAVPGAVQLDIASAEGYGPYYYADNWRDYLWMEDHEFTYVTRFFKPRMDPGERLVFRSLGIDYEFEIILNGEVLLHQEGMFTPVRLDLTSRLQVNNSLKIKIFPVPKKHPEPADRSQAAASVKPAVSYGWDWHPRLIPSGIWEDTWLEILPGSHVEDISVRYSLNEELDKAFIRVDARGRNLGECKIAWNLFGSDGIKVNMGYLNTYQDQGVLYSELANPVLWWPHDHGDPHLYSYTLVLTDPSGKLLETHSGHIGFRRVKLLMNEGAWNEPVGFPKTRSVAPIQLEINGRKIFCKGSNWVNPEIFPGTIRPSRYAELIDLALEANFNMLRVWGGGIVNKEVFYDLCDKKGILVWQEFPLACNNYEDNPEYLEVLEQESESIIRRIREHPSLAIWSGGNELFNAWSGMSDQSLAIRMLNSQCLQLDPNTPFISTSPLMGMGHGHYVFRDPVTGEEVYSIMQRARHTAYTEFGVPGPSPVAILETIIPPEDLWPPAPGTAWESHHAYNAWVGDTWLMKDMIEGYFGKAKSLDLLVEKGQLLQSEGYKAIYEEARRQKPYCSMVLNWCFNEPWPAAANNSLISWPNWPKPAFSAVRNACRPVLASARNYQLKWRREEFFSTQLWILNDSYQELEAGVMKAILMSGNKLKELGTWEFGKVSANSNLEGPVLKKLLPRWRSDGFILLLEVEGHPEYSSSYSFILSD; from the coding sequence ATGCGCAAATTCATCTGGATTCTAACTGGCCTGGTTTTATCAGGGGGACTCTCCGCCCAGGGAAATCTGGACCTGGAGTGGTGGGTGGAATATAAAAAGGATAGCGATTCAGGTGAACTGCTCAGAGTTGCGGCCGCTGTTCCCGGAGCTGTTCAGCTGGATATTGCCAGTGCAGAGGGTTACGGTCCCTATTATTATGCAGATAACTGGAGAGATTACCTGTGGATGGAGGACCATGAATTTACTTATGTGACCCGTTTTTTCAAGCCCAGGATGGATCCCGGTGAGAGGCTGGTGTTTCGTTCCCTGGGGATTGATTATGAATTTGAAATCATTCTGAACGGAGAGGTACTGCTTCACCAGGAAGGGATGTTTACGCCGGTCCGGCTCGACCTTACATCGCGGCTCCAGGTAAATAATAGTCTGAAAATCAAAATATTCCCCGTTCCCAAGAAGCATCCGGAACCTGCCGACCGCAGTCAGGCCGCGGCTTCGGTAAAACCGGCTGTCAGTTATGGATGGGACTGGCACCCCCGTCTGATACCCAGTGGAATCTGGGAGGATACCTGGCTGGAGATTCTTCCGGGATCGCATGTAGAGGATATTTCGGTGCGTTACAGTCTGAATGAGGAGCTGGACAAGGCTTTTATCCGGGTAGACGCAAGGGGCCGTAATCTTGGAGAATGCAAAATCGCCTGGAATCTATTCGGCTCAGACGGAATCAAGGTGAATATGGGCTATCTGAACACCTACCAGGATCAGGGGGTGCTTTACAGTGAACTGGCCAATCCGGTACTGTGGTGGCCACACGACCACGGAGATCCCCACCTCTACTCCTACACCCTGGTACTTACTGACCCGTCCGGAAAACTGCTGGAGACCCATAGCGGTCATATAGGATTCAGGAGGGTGAAACTACTCATGAACGAAGGTGCATGGAACGAACCGGTGGGCTTCCCGAAAACCAGAAGCGTGGCTCCCATACAGCTTGAGATCAACGGGAGAAAGATTTTCTGCAAAGGAAGCAACTGGGTGAATCCGGAGATATTTCCCGGGACCATCCGGCCTTCCAGGTACGCGGAGCTGATCGACCTGGCCCTGGAGGCTAATTTCAACATGCTCAGGGTATGGGGTGGTGGCATTGTGAATAAGGAGGTTTTCTATGATCTGTGCGATAAGAAAGGGATCCTGGTATGGCAGGAGTTTCCGCTGGCCTGTAACAATTACGAGGATAATCCGGAATACCTGGAAGTGCTGGAGCAGGAGTCGGAATCGATCATCAGGCGCATTCGGGAGCATCCCTCCCTGGCCATCTGGTCGGGTGGAAATGAGCTCTTTAATGCCTGGAGCGGGATGAGCGATCAATCCCTGGCTATCAGGATGCTGAACAGCCAGTGCCTGCAGCTGGACCCCAATACGCCCTTTATCAGTACTTCGCCGCTGATGGGGATGGGACATGGACACTATGTGTTTCGCGACCCGGTGACGGGCGAGGAGGTATATTCCATCATGCAGAGGGCCCGCCACACGGCCTATACCGAGTTTGGAGTCCCGGGACCCTCCCCGGTGGCCATCCTGGAAACCATTATCCCGCCTGAGGATCTGTGGCCCCCGGCTCCCGGAACTGCCTGGGAGAGCCACCATGCTTACAATGCCTGGGTAGGAGATACCTGGCTGATGAAAGACATGATTGAAGGATATTTTGGCAAAGCTAAAAGCCTGGATTTACTTGTGGAGAAGGGACAGTTGTTGCAAAGTGAAGGATATAAGGCGATCTATGAAGAAGCCCGCAGACAGAAGCCCTATTGTTCCATGGTACTCAACTGGTGCTTTAATGAGCCATGGCCTGCGGCGGCCAATAACAGCCTGATCAGCTGGCCCAACTGGCCCAAGCCTGCTTTCTCGGCAGTGAGGAATGCCTGCCGCCCGGTTCTGGCCAGTGCCAGAAATTATCAGCTGAAATGGAGGCGTGAAGAATTCTTTTCCACCCAGCTATGGATACTAAATGACAGTTATCAGGAGCTTGAAGCCGGGGTTATGAAGGCGATCCTGATGTCCGGGAATAAACTGAAGGAGCTGGGAACATGGGAGTTCGGGAAGGTATCCGCAAATAGTAATCTGGAAGGGCCTGTATTAAAAAAGCTACTGCCCCGATGGAGATCCGATGGCTTTATCCTTCTCCTGGAGGTGGAAGGGCATCCCGAGTATAGTTCAAGCTATTCCTTTATCCTGTCCGATTAG
- a CDS encoding aldo/keto reductase yields the protein MRRRKFIETSAMSLPLISLFPANLSAIARERGKGKIEKRALGKTGEMLSMIGFGGIVVDNSSTEQAASRVREAIDYGVNYFDVAPSYGNAEEMLGPALEPYRKDVFLACKTGERKKEGARRELEQSLKYLRTDHFDLYQLHAVTTLEDVDIIFGKGGAMETFVEARDEGKVKYLGFSAHSVEAALALMEGFDFDTILFPFNFAAWYHGNFGPQVMEEAQKRGMGILALKAMAWRRWEEGEERTIDKTWYKPLTEKEQAREGLRFTLSHPVTAAIPPGHEDLFSMALELATEFHPMDKKEIGAIKEKAMLTEPIFSYPMHG from the coding sequence ATGAGAAGAAGAAAATTTATAGAGACTTCAGCTATGAGCTTACCACTGATCAGCTTGTTTCCGGCCAATCTCTCAGCCATTGCCCGGGAAAGGGGAAAGGGGAAGATTGAAAAACGGGCCCTGGGAAAAACGGGCGAAATGCTGTCGATGATCGGATTCGGGGGGATTGTCGTTGACAATTCAAGCACCGAACAGGCAGCCAGCCGGGTCAGGGAAGCTATCGATTACGGGGTAAACTACTTTGATGTGGCACCTTCCTATGGCAATGCCGAGGAGATGCTGGGTCCCGCCCTGGAGCCCTACCGCAAAGATGTTTTCCTGGCCTGCAAGACCGGCGAAAGAAAAAAAGAAGGAGCCCGGCGTGAGCTGGAGCAATCACTGAAATATCTCCGTACGGACCATTTCGATCTCTACCAGCTGCATGCGGTAACCACCCTGGAAGACGTGGACATCATCTTTGGCAAGGGCGGAGCCATGGAAACCTTTGTGGAAGCCCGCGATGAAGGTAAAGTAAAATACCTGGGATTCTCGGCTCATTCGGTGGAGGCGGCCCTGGCACTGATGGAAGGTTTTGATTTTGATACCATTCTCTTCCCCTTCAACTTTGCAGCCTGGTACCATGGAAATTTTGGCCCCCAGGTCATGGAAGAGGCACAAAAACGGGGGATGGGTATTCTTGCCCTGAAAGCGATGGCCTGGAGAAGATGGGAAGAGGGCGAGGAGAGAACCATAGACAAGACCTGGTACAAACCGCTTACTGAAAAAGAGCAGGCCCGTGAAGGGCTGAGGTTTACCCTGTCGCACCCGGTCACTGCCGCCATCCCTCCCGGTCACGAGGATCTGTTCTCCATGGCCCTGGAGCTGGCCACAGAATTCCATCCCATGGACAAAAAGGAGATTGGAGCCATCAAGGAGAAAGCGATGTTGACCGAACCCATCTTCAGTTATCCCATGCACGGCTGA
- a CDS encoding nucleoside hydrolase, with the protein MKKSFPLLSVLFILILVSSCNSSKDVSDPGIPVIFDTDANNELDDQHALAYLLLNDQTFNVLGITVNATYNGGNIEEHMKEAQRVVDLVGWKGKVPVIRGANSNFQEISEQLGQEVFDGSEAVNFIVQEAMKNRDEPLVLLAVGKLTNVALALEKEPSIAKTIRIVWLGSNYPAPGEYNQDNDIAAMNYLLDLEVPFEMVTVRYGESSGTAAVKAKRKNIYVRMPGLGPVVEKPVTGRHGGTFTCFGDYSVDLFRHITELEDGCFRSLFDMAAVAIVKNPAWATAVETPCPIYNHREWIDQPDNSRMITIWENFDAEAIMDDFYATLEKVAEPDSE; encoded by the coding sequence ATGAAAAAATCTTTCCCTCTGCTATCGGTCCTGTTTATTCTTATCCTGGTCAGCAGCTGCAACAGCAGCAAAGATGTCTCCGATCCCGGTATTCCTGTCATCTTCGATACCGATGCCAATAACGAGCTGGACGACCAGCATGCCCTGGCTTACCTCTTGCTCAACGATCAGACATTTAATGTACTTGGCATCACCGTGAATGCCACCTACAATGGCGGAAATATTGAAGAGCATATGAAAGAGGCCCAGCGCGTTGTGGACCTGGTAGGCTGGAAGGGAAAGGTTCCGGTTATACGGGGTGCCAACAGCAATTTTCAGGAAATCAGTGAACAGCTTGGCCAGGAGGTCTTTGATGGATCCGAAGCGGTGAACTTCATTGTGCAGGAAGCCATGAAAAACAGAGATGAGCCTCTGGTGCTGCTGGCCGTTGGAAAACTGACCAATGTGGCTCTGGCCCTTGAAAAGGAGCCATCCATTGCTAAAACCATCCGGATCGTCTGGCTGGGTTCTAACTATCCAGCCCCGGGCGAATACAACCAGGATAACGACATCGCAGCCATGAACTACCTCCTGGACCTCGAGGTACCCTTTGAGATGGTCACCGTCCGGTATGGAGAAAGCTCAGGTACAGCAGCGGTAAAGGCGAAACGGAAGAACATCTATGTTCGAATGCCTGGGCTGGGACCTGTGGTGGAAAAGCCGGTTACCGGAAGACACGGAGGTACATTCACCTGCTTTGGCGACTATTCGGTGGATTTGTTCAGGCACATTACCGAACTGGAAGATGGATGCTTCAGGTCCCTTTTTGATATGGCAGCCGTGGCCATTGTGAAAAATCCTGCCTGGGCAACAGCTGTTGAGACTCCCTGCCCCATTTATAACCACAGGGAATGGATCGACCAGCCCGATAACAGCAGGATGATTACCATCTGGGAAAACTTTGATGCAGAAGCCATCATGGATGACTTCTATGCCACTCTGGAAAAAGTTGCAGAACCTGACTCCGAATAA
- a CDS encoding alpha/beta hydrolase-fold protein, producing MIRNAVFFTALFIAALNLYAQTGKVYDNLSMESKILDMERKYAIYLPPDYESSQRSYPVLYLLHGAGDDQSGWVQFGEVLLIADKAILEGSATPMIIVMPDASAGQRGYFNDPKNEWRYEDFFFEEFLPYVEKTYRIKGEKRFRAISGLSMGGGGTFMYALHRPDLFSSACPLSASCGPLSMEDMKQQAQRRGWKDMSDKQLEAWYKGHSVLELIHAVDTEALQENRQNQVRWYIDCGDDDFLFEGNSLAHVAIRKKEIPHEFRIRDGGHTWTYWRESLPEVLAFISAAFHQH from the coding sequence ATGATCAGAAATGCTGTTTTTTTTACTGCCCTTTTTATAGCGGCCCTCAACCTGTATGCACAGACAGGTAAAGTATATGACAATCTCTCCATGGAGAGCAAGATCCTGGATATGGAGCGTAAATACGCCATATATCTCCCTCCTGACTATGAAAGTTCCCAGCGGAGCTATCCGGTCCTTTACCTCTTGCACGGAGCCGGAGATGACCAGAGCGGATGGGTGCAGTTCGGTGAAGTACTGCTGATTGCCGATAAGGCCATCCTGGAAGGTTCGGCCACTCCCATGATCATTGTGATGCCGGATGCCAGTGCCGGGCAGCGGGGCTATTTTAACGATCCGAAAAATGAATGGCGCTACGAAGATTTCTTTTTTGAGGAGTTTTTGCCCTATGTGGAAAAAACCTACCGGATCAAGGGAGAAAAAAGATTCCGGGCCATCTCGGGACTCTCCATGGGCGGAGGGGGTACTTTCATGTATGCCCTTCACAGGCCAGACCTTTTCTCTTCTGCCTGTCCCCTCAGTGCCAGCTGTGGCCCGCTGAGTATGGAGGATATGAAGCAGCAGGCACAGCGAAGAGGCTGGAAAGACATGAGCGATAAGCAACTGGAGGCCTGGTACAAAGGTCACAGCGTCCTGGAACTGATCCATGCAGTGGACACGGAAGCTCTGCAGGAGAACCGGCAAAACCAGGTCAGGTGGTACATCGACTGCGGGGATGATGATTTCCTGTTCGAAGGAAATTCCCTGGCCCATGTGGCCATACGCAAAAAAGAGATCCCTCATGAGTTCCGGATCCGTGACGGCGGACATACCTGGACCTACTGGAGAGAATCCCTGCCCGAGGTGCTCGCGTTTATCTCGGCCGCTTTCCACCAGCATTAA
- the metA gene encoding homoserine O-succinyltransferase, whose translation MPINVPSNLPAIKELKKENIFIMEENRALHQDIRPLRVALLNLMPVKMVTETDLLRSLANTPLQVELDLLYMDEHHSKNTPREHMEVFYKTFDQVQNQKYDGLIITGAPVELMEFEEVDYWDTLCQVMEWSKTKVSSTMHICWGAQAGLYYHYGIQKYPLPSKAFGIFDHQITDRKHPLVRGFDDLFPAPHSRYTENRLEDIKKHPDLIPLAWSPEVGSNIVLSRDNRQIFISGHLEYNPLTLKNEFERDRAKGLDTAVPENYFPGNDPSKEPVIRWRAHASLLFSNWLNYYVYQVTPYDWK comes from the coding sequence ATGCCAATAAATGTACCAAGCAACCTTCCGGCCATAAAAGAGCTTAAAAAGGAGAATATCTTTATCATGGAGGAGAACCGGGCCCTCCACCAGGATATCCGGCCTCTGCGTGTGGCCCTGCTGAACCTGATGCCGGTAAAGATGGTAACCGAAACGGACCTGCTGAGGTCCCTGGCCAATACCCCCCTGCAGGTGGAGCTGGACCTGCTATATATGGACGAGCATCATTCCAAAAATACCCCCCGGGAACATATGGAAGTCTTTTATAAAACCTTCGACCAGGTGCAGAATCAGAAATACGACGGACTGATTATTACCGGGGCCCCGGTGGAACTGATGGAATTTGAGGAGGTCGATTACTGGGATACCCTCTGCCAGGTGATGGAATGGAGCAAGACCAAGGTTAGCAGCACCATGCACATTTGCTGGGGAGCACAGGCCGGCCTCTACTACCACTATGGCATTCAGAAGTACCCGCTTCCTTCCAAGGCCTTCGGCATATTCGATCATCAGATTACCGACCGGAAGCATCCCCTGGTGCGTGGTTTTGATGACCTGTTCCCTGCCCCGCACTCCAGGTACACTGAAAACCGGCTGGAGGATATCAAAAAACATCCCGATCTGATCCCCCTGGCCTGGTCGCCCGAGGTGGGATCCAACATTGTCCTTTCCCGTGATAACCGGCAGATTTTTATCTCCGGCCACCTGGAATACAATCCACTCACCCTGAAAAATGAGTTTGAGAGAGACCGGGCCAAAGGGCTGGATACAGCGGTGCCCGAAAACTACTTTCCCGGCAACGACCCTTCGAAAGAACCGGTGATCCGCTGGCGGGCCCATGCCAGCCTACTGTTTTCCAACTGGCTTAACTACTACGTCTATCAGGTGACCCCCTACGACTGGAAGTAA
- a CDS encoding dodecin family protein yields the protein MSDSVYKIIELVGTSTKSWEDAAQNAINQASKSLRDLRIAEVAAMDIHLKDGKIEFYRTRVKLSFKFQS from the coding sequence ATGTCCGACAGCGTTTACAAGATTATCGAACTGGTTGGCACCAGTACCAAATCCTGGGAAGATGCCGCCCAAAATGCCATAAACCAGGCATCAAAGAGTTTGCGGGACCTGCGCATTGCAGAGGTCGCCGCCATGGACATCCACCTGAAGGACGGTAAGATCGAGTTCTACCGGACCAGGGTGAAACTCTCTTTCAAATTTCAGTCCTGA
- the nikR gene encoding nickel-responsive transcriptional regulator NikR — translation MSVLRFGVSFEKEVLDALDEYVAENQFSNRSQALRQLVNRHIVEKKWQCNNRVAGTVTLVYDHHRRDIANHLGDIQLQYPEEILSVQRFTLNGQYSMEVVALNGISARLTELAEKLISEKGIQHGKLTMSRFD, via the coding sequence ATGTCGGTCCTACGCTTTGGAGTTTCCTTTGAAAAGGAGGTGCTGGATGCACTGGATGAATATGTTGCTGAGAACCAGTTCTCCAACCGTTCCCAGGCTCTTCGCCAGCTGGTGAACCGTCACATCGTGGAGAAGAAGTGGCAGTGCAACAACCGGGTGGCCGGTACCGTGACCCTGGTCTATGACCATCACCGGCGAGACATCGCCAACCACCTGGGAGACATACAGCTGCAATATCCGGAAGAGATCCTCTCCGTGCAGCGATTTACCCTGAACGGGCAGTATAGCATGGAGGTGGTAGCCTTAAATGGAATTTCTGCCAGGCTCACGGAGCTGGCAGAGAAGCTGATTTCTGAAAAGGGGATCCAGCACGGAAAACTGACAATGAGCAGATTTGACTGA
- the larE gene encoding ATP-dependent sacrificial sulfur transferase LarE — translation MEALKKDTGEKLQRLEEWFKEQPGSIVAFSGGIDSSLLLFLARKWQGRQAAIGVISDSESLKRKDFQLAKSFSKQFDIILELIETRELEDERYNQNPVDRCYFCKEHLYTDLKTISSKYPGFPVLNGTNADDYGDYRPGMKAAVEYEVRAPLADCGITKTEIREMARFFGLPNWNKPASPCLSSRIPYAHSITRKKLAEIEEAEDLLNSFGFEDVRVRHYGDHGKIEVRSEELPRLLEMKEMLEEKIREIGFPAVVIDEEGLVSGKLNRSIKLKK, via the coding sequence ATGGAAGCTTTGAAAAAAGATACGGGAGAAAAACTTCAGAGACTGGAGGAGTGGTTTAAGGAACAACCAGGCTCCATCGTGGCATTTTCGGGGGGGATTGACTCCTCCCTGTTGCTTTTCCTGGCCAGGAAATGGCAGGGCAGGCAGGCTGCCATCGGGGTGATTTCAGATTCCGAGAGCCTGAAAAGAAAGGATTTTCAGCTGGCGAAGTCATTCAGCAAGCAGTTTGATATTATCCTGGAGCTTATTGAAACACGTGAACTGGAGGATGAAAGGTACAATCAGAACCCGGTGGACCGGTGTTACTTCTGCAAGGAGCATCTCTATACGGATCTGAAGACGATCAGTAGTAAATATCCGGGCTTTCCTGTGTTAAACGGGACCAATGCCGATGATTACGGGGATTATCGTCCGGGCATGAAGGCCGCTGTGGAATACGAGGTGCGGGCACCGCTGGCGGATTGCGGAATTACCAAGACGGAGATCCGGGAGATGGCGAGATTTTTCGGACTTCCCAACTGGAACAAGCCAGCCAGTCCCTGCCTCAGTTCCAGGATACCCTATGCTCATTCCATCACCAGGAAGAAACTGGCAGAGATCGAGGAGGCCGAGGATCTGCTGAACAGTTTCGGCTTCGAGGATGTACGTGTCCGGCATTACGGCGATCATGGAAAAATTGAGGTGCGCAGCGAGGAGCTTCCCAGGTTGCTGGAAATGAAGGAAATGCTGGAGGAAAAGATCCGGGAGATCGGATTTCCAGCGGTAGTGATCGATGAGGAGGGACTGGTGTCCGGGAAACTGAACCGGTCCATTAAATTGAAAAAGTAA
- the larC gene encoding nickel pincer cofactor biosynthesis protein LarC: protein MGKKILYYDCFAGISGDMNLGALVDLGVDSRHLEQELAKLNIEGFRLEVRPDMRKGISGTKVTVVVDHPDNEKHRHLSHIEALINDSSLPENVKQKSLAIFNLVAEAEAKVHHIPKEQVHFHEVGALDSMADIVGAAICQEYLQVEKILSSPVQLGGGMVKCAHGIMPVPAPATAEIVAGIPVKSGLVDYEATTPTGAAILAATVDQFYERMELSIIKTGYGIGQRDGEIPNVLRVYLAESREEDSPDVLVEEAVMLECNLDDMNPESYTHVMDLLFGAGAADVFIIPVVMKKSRPGHLLGVLCNHQTVKLMKEILFTETTGIGLREYRVRKSMLRRELVVVSTKFGDVEVKRSYWNGRVVNEKPEFEQCRKLAAVFGVPLEEVRNEVYKKL, encoded by the coding sequence ATGGGAAAGAAAATACTTTACTACGATTGTTTTGCGGGGATCAGCGGGGATATGAACCTGGGAGCCCTGGTGGATCTGGGTGTGGATTCCAGGCATCTGGAACAGGAACTTGCAAAACTGAATATCGAGGGCTTCAGGCTGGAGGTAAGGCCCGATATGCGAAAGGGGATCAGCGGAACAAAAGTGACTGTGGTGGTGGATCACCCGGATAATGAGAAACACAGGCACCTGAGTCACATCGAAGCCCTGATAAACGACAGCAGCCTGCCGGAAAATGTCAAGCAGAAGTCCCTGGCTATTTTTAACCTGGTCGCCGAGGCGGAAGCGAAAGTTCACCATATACCAAAAGAGCAGGTTCACTTTCATGAGGTGGGGGCCCTGGACTCCATGGCCGATATTGTGGGGGCAGCCATCTGCCAGGAGTACCTGCAGGTGGAAAAAATCCTATCCTCTCCGGTGCAGCTTGGAGGCGGCATGGTAAAATGTGCTCACGGCATCATGCCGGTCCCGGCACCGGCCACGGCGGAGATTGTTGCTGGCATTCCTGTGAAGTCCGGATTGGTGGACTATGAGGCGACCACGCCCACAGGAGCCGCGATCCTTGCGGCCACGGTGGACCAGTTTTATGAGCGCATGGAGCTGAGCATTATAAAAACCGGCTATGGGATCGGTCAGCGCGACGGGGAAATTCCCAATGTGCTTCGTGTATACCTGGCTGAAAGTCGGGAAGAAGATTCGCCGGATGTCCTGGTGGAAGAGGCCGTGATGCTGGAGTGCAACCTGGATGATATGAATCCCGAAAGCTATACCCATGTGATGGACCTGCTGTTCGGAGCCGGGGCAGCCGATGTGTTTATCATCCCTGTGGTGATGAAAAAATCAAGACCCGGGCACCTGCTGGGTGTCCTTTGCAATCACCAGACAGTGAAGCTTATGAAGGAGATCCTTTTTACAGAAACCACGGGGATTGGCTTAAGAGAGTACAGGGTCAGAAAAAGTATGTTGCGAAGGGAGCTGGTGGTGGTTTCGACGAAGTTCGGGGATGTGGAGGTCAAGCGCAGTTACTGGAATGGCAGGGTGGTTAATGAGAAACCCGAATTTGAACAGTGCCGCAAACTGGCTGCCGTGTTTGGAGTCCCCCTGGAGGAGGTTCGTAACGAAGTATATAAAAAGCTATAA
- the larB gene encoding nickel pincer cofactor biosynthesis protein LarB, whose product MDRSEIIRLLEQYGRGQLKLEDAAEVLSSGGLEEMGFATLDTDRLRRTGIPEVIYSEGKTARQLAEIATRLDARGIPVLATRATREKYEAVLKELPGAIYHELARAIVHGTLNSAASEKYMAVVSAGTSDMPVSEEAAVTAEFLGNRVERIYDVGVAGIHRLFKRMDLIKNASVVIVVAGMEGALASVLGGLVDKPVIGVPCSAGYGANFGGVSALLAMLNSCATGVSVVNIDNGFGAACQAHLIIRQNG is encoded by the coding sequence ATGGACCGATCTGAAATTATCAGGCTCCTGGAGCAATATGGAAGGGGTCAGCTTAAACTGGAGGATGCTGCAGAAGTGCTCTCTTCGGGCGGACTGGAAGAGATGGGATTTGCCACCCTGGATACGGATCGTCTCAGAAGGACCGGGATCCCGGAGGTGATCTACTCGGAAGGGAAGACAGCCCGTCAGCTTGCCGAAATTGCTACCAGGCTGGATGCCAGGGGTATCCCGGTTCTGGCCACCCGGGCTACCCGGGAAAAGTATGAAGCGGTTCTGAAAGAGTTGCCCGGAGCCATCTACCATGAACTGGCCAGGGCCATTGTTCATGGTACTTTGAACTCTGCTGCTTCTGAAAAATATATGGCGGTGGTCTCCGCCGGCACCTCTGACATGCCTGTTTCGGAAGAGGCTGCGGTGACCGCTGAGTTTCTGGGCAACCGGGTGGAACGCATTTACGATGTGGGAGTGGCGGGCATTCACCGGCTCTTTAAGAGGATGGACCTGATCAAAAACGCTTCCGTGGTAATCGTGGTAGCCGGCATGGAGGGAGCACTGGCCAGCGTGCTGGGCGGACTGGTCGATAAACCGGTCATAGGGGTGCCCTGTAGTGCCGGTTATGGCGCAAATTTTGGCGGAGTATCGGCTCTGCTTGCCATGCTCAACAGCTGTGCCACGGGAGTTAGTGTGGTGAACATAGACAATGGTTTTGGTGCGGCCTGCCAGGCCCACCTGATTATAAGGCAAAATGGATAA